CATACcactcgtctctctctcttttttaacagaaataaagTTTTCAAATGGATCCCAGTCATTTAGtctctgctgtactgtataGATACTGTCAACATCCAACaccttctgatgttttttcacAATTAAGGCCTTCCTATAAAGGCAAGGCTGTAAGACTTTAACTCTGACAATTGTGCCAAGTTTCATTAATGGTAATTTAACATAATTCAGGGAAACTTCCTGTGCTGATGGAATTAGTGCTGTGGAATTGGACATTATGCTGAATTTACCAAGACAACAAGTGAACATGGAAGAGGTTTAAAGGTTGCATTTGCTGGGGAACAGGGAGAATTAGAATTAGAAATAAAGGCTCGGCTGGCTCTGTCACTGAGGCAAATAAAGGCCACTATTAGGAAATGTAAGATATGGTATGGTATGTAGTGTAAGGTTTAACTGAACCGACAGGCAGAAAAGGGTCTGACCCTTTCAGTCACACTGAAGCCTTCTTCAAATCATTAGCTCAAATGCTCTCTGTAGTACACCAGTATGCTTTcaaatgagacaaaaagaaagcTCGAAGCAGTTTCTGAcctattttctgttttgcagcAGTTCCAGCAGGCTGAGACTGCTTCTTAACAAAATGCCTGCCTCCTTGTAGTGTGTGCCTCGCAGCGTTAGTGTTCAACAGAGAGCCACCATGTATGGACTTGCAAAATGCAATTCACATGATTTTCAAAATGCAATAAACCAGCTCATCCATTCACAGGCTGAAGAGAGAAGGCTAAATATAGCACTAACAGCTGCCAATGTTTCCTTTAAAAATGATGTGGTGAAAGACACTTAAAATTTCTGTCTGagatcaaaaacaacaaaaaatatttggaacATAATTATATAGCACGCTTTAAGATTGACACATTTGAAACCAGTTCCCTTAATATGTAAGAagttaataaaatgtattaaaatgtaaccaacttaatttaataaattcattaaaagaaattaaatgtgaaaaaatacagtaaaaatgtataGTTAGATAGACAGATAGTTGTCCAATATCAATTACAACAAGATTTCCAAAGACACTTTTTTTGAGAGCTTGTTCTGTTCTGTGAGATGGTTACTGGAAAAGCTGCAACACCTCATTTCACAGCTCTGTGGTTCTTATCATCTGTGTGCCATATTATGTGTTCTATGCCTTGCAGGTAGTGACATGACTCAGGTCTGACCCTGGAGATGCCGAAGAGACGAGATATTGTCGCCATTGTGTTGATCGTGTTGCCTTGGACACTGCTCATCACTGTTTGGCACCAGAGCACCATCACTCCGCTGCTTGCTACTCGAAAGGGTAAATCGAGAGTgaactttttttcattaatatttatgaTAGCAGAAAGCAACAAAGGTGCTTGTGTTACTTAGAGTATATTCATGCTGTAAGCGTGCTCTAACCTAAGGGAAAAATATCACATGATGAGGCCAGGGTGTAATGCACAGAGGGTTAGATCTCATAGAGGACAGCAAACTGTTGAGAAGAAACGCAGATTTGAATACACAGAAGCTGATGATAGCTGTTCGGTCCAGCACACAGAGACTCATTGTAATCATTCTCCCTCCTGGCTAGATGACAGACGTGGGGGTCGCTCCAACTCCAGGAATACTTTTGCTTTCAAGGAGTCCTGCTCACTGCAGAACCGGGACATCGTGGAGGTGGTGCGCACTGAATATGTCTACAGTCGACCTCCGCCCTGGTCCGACTTCCTTCCCACTATCCACGTCATCACTCCCACTTACAGCCGGCCGGTGCAGAAGGCAGAGCTGACACGTCTGGCCAACACCTTGCTCCACGTGCCTAACCTGCACTGGATCCTGGTGGAGGACTCGCAGAGGAGGACCAGTCTGGTCAGCCACCTCCTCCTGGAGACAGGACTCAACTACACCCACCTCAATGTGGAGACACCTAGAAACTATAAAGTACGTGGAGACACTAGAGACCCCAGAATACCACGTGGTACCATACAGAGGAACCTGGCTCTGAGGTGGCTTCGAGAGACCTTCAACATGAATAACAGCCAGCCTGGGATTGTTTACTTTGCAGATGATGACAACACATACAGTCTGGAGCTGTTTGAGGAGGTGAGAAGATATATCtcaaagcaaaagcaaacaTGGCAGAGACTAcactctcttcctcctcgtcttttcacagacttcctgtttgtgttgtgtgtctttaGCTCACTCTACATGTGGGGATTTATGAAATTTAAAACAACTCATGTGAGTGATTCgtatctctgtctgtttctaaCTACCAGATGCGTTCTACACGGAAGGTGTCAGTGTGGCCTGTGGCTTTTGTGGGTGGCCTTCGGTACGAGTCCCCTAAAGTAAACACCTTGGGCAAGGTTTACGGCTGGAAGACTGTATTCGACCCTCACCGGCCTTTTGCCATCGACATGGCTGGGTTTGCAGTGAACCTGCGCCTCATTCTGTCTAAACCTCAGGCTTATTTCAAGTTACGTGGGGTGAAGGGAGGATATCAGGAGAGCAGTTTATTAAAGGAGCTGGTGACTCTCAGCGACTTGGAGCCTAAAGCTGCTAACTGCACTAAGGTAAGAAAAGGAGTCTCAGCATGTTACCTCTGTGATTTAGCAATTAAACAAGCTGCATCTGTAAATGCTGAGGGAAATGAGGGAATGTCTTGAGATACTTGGCTGTCATAACAATGTGTTCTTAAAGTCAGTAAACTGTCAGATTACAGCCAACCCTTTACGCTTGTAGCTGACTTAAAACATGCTACATTCTGCCTCCAGACACTGTGTAGAATGTTACTACTGCTACAGGAATTTGAGCCAAAATTCAAGTATTAGTATCTCATCATATTGACTCTATTTCTCTATGTCTTTTCTTCTAACCCACAGGTATTAGTATGGCACACACGGACAGAGAAGCCTGTGCTGGTAAATGAGGGCAAGAAAGGATTTACAGACTCTAACGTGGAGATATGACATACTTCATCTGACACAGGTAATAACAGAGATTTAGAAATGCAAATTACAGCTTTTCCACGCAGTGATTATTTGGGGGGTGGATCAAAGGAGGCATCTTAGAACATATGTGCACCAAGAGATATGGACCCTACTTGAAATAGATGCCTGACCTTTATGTAACATGTTTAGGGGATTTAGTTGAGCAGAATTTGTTTGgaaaagttgaacatttttgtttggtCATCACAAGAATTTTCACCTGTACAGTTAAATATCTGAACATCTGCAGGGTGggttttgtacagatattcatggtgcccagGGGATATATCTTATTGATTTTGTGGTCACCTTACTGTTCCTCTAGCATCTCTGCACAGTTGataatttttgctttttcctgacatgtctcaacaactgctgaatggattgccatgaaatttggaaTCATGTTGGTGATCATCTGAcccatcaggtcaaaattttaatttgtccaatactttggtttgtGGCCAAATTTCTTGACTtacccatcagcctcagctgtaatttgtgtttTGGGCTAATAAGTAAACATTAGTACGTTATTTTATGTTATCTattaaactaagatggtgagcaTCAGCATGATGATATTTTCTTTGTGCacatgttagcatactgatgttagcattaaGCCCCAAACACCACTGTGGctgcattcattcaaaaaaaagtTTCCTTATTGTAATTAAGACTTGGTTATTGACATGATTTCCAAGTTGCAAACTTGCAGTTAAAATAACTCCAATATGACATGAACATGTCATTAGTACAGCCCACAttgtctctttgtcttgttCTTTGTTTGTCCTAGTAAATGTAAACTTCTTGTTTCAGGAGAGGCATTTCTCCATGGGATTCTACCTGGACTCAAACCAACCTCAGAGCTCCTAAGAGCAATGGCCAGAGTCAAATAATATCACAGCACAGTAGCTGTCCTTCAGCACAGCTTAGAAATGGAGGAACACCCATCCACCCCAGGAGGCAGCACAAAGCCATGTGCGTGTACCGACCAGAGTATCAAAGCACAACTGCACAAAAACAAGCCTGCCTGTTCTGTCTGGAGCACTGGCCAATGCGAGACACTGGTAGGAGTTGCCAAAAGGAGCCCACTGAGGTCTGCTCAGAGAGTTGAGACAAAGGATCTTACGCGACTTAA
The DNA window shown above is from Lates calcarifer isolate ASB-BC8 linkage group LG20, TLL_Latcal_v3, whole genome shotgun sequence and carries:
- the b3gat1b gene encoding galactosylgalactosylxylosylprotein 3-beta-glucuronosyltransferase 1; protein product: MPKRRDIVAIVLIVLPWTLLITVWHQSTITPLLATRKDDRRGGRSNSRNTFAFKESCSLQNRDIVEVVRTEYVYSRPPPWSDFLPTIHVITPTYSRPVQKAELTRLANTLLHVPNLHWILVEDSQRRTSLVSHLLLETGLNYTHLNVETPRNYKVRGDTRDPRIPRGTIQRNLALRWLRETFNMNNSQPGIVYFADDDNTYSLELFEEMRSTRKVSVWPVAFVGGLRYESPKVNTLGKVYGWKTVFDPHRPFAIDMAGFAVNLRLILSKPQAYFKLRGVKGGYQESSLLKELVTLSDLEPKAANCTKVLVWHTRTEKPVLVNEGKKGFTDSNVEI